The genomic region CAGCGGCGACACCCCCGAGGCGCTGCGCCGCAACCTCGCCGCCCAGGCCGACGCGGTCGCCAGGCGGCCGCGCGGCGGCGCCGCGGCCCTGTGCTGGAGCAGCAACCGCGTCAAGACCGGCCTGCCGCACCGGTTCGCGCTCACCGTGCGCGACACCGACGAGCTGGTCGACGAACTGCGCCGGGCCGCCGCCCAGGACGGCGCCGGGAACGCCGGCCGCCCGTGGGGGCGACCGGTCGTGGCCTTCCTCTTCACCGGACAGGGCACCGAGTACCCCGGCATGACGGCGCAGCTCCACCACGAGTCGCAGGCCTACCGCCGTCATCTCGCCGAGGCCGACGAGGCCCTCGCCGGACCCCTGGGCACCTCGGTGCGCGAACTGATCCTCGGCGGCGACGAGCGGGTGCACCGGCCGGAGTTCGCGCAGCCCGCCCTGTTCGCCGTCGGCTACGCCCTGGCCCGCACCCTCACCTCGCTCGGTATCGCCCCGGCCGCCGTGCTCGGCCACAGCCTGGGCGAGTACGCGGCGGCCGTGACCGCGGGCGCCCTCGGCCTGGAGGAGGCCGCCCGCCTGGTCGTCCGGCGCGGCGCGCTGATCGGCGAACTGCCCCGGGGCGGCGGCATGATCGCCGCCGCCACCGGACCCGAGGAGCTCGCCGGGATCCTGGCGACGGAGCCGGAGGCCGTCGTGGCCGTGCTGAACGGCCCCGCGGACACCGTGGTCTCCGGGCCCCTGGACGTCCTGGCGAGGATCGGCAAGGAGCTGACCGGGCGCGGCGTACGGGTCAGGGAGCTGCCCGTCTCCCACGCCTTCCACTCGGTCCTGATGGCCCCGGCCGCAGCCGGGCTGCGTACCGCCGAGGTGCGGTGCGCGACGCCCGCGCTGCCCGTGGCCTCGACCCGGTACGGCCGGATGCTGCACCACGAGCCCATGGACGCCGGCTATTGGGCCGACCAGATCGAGGAGCCCGTGCTCATGGACACCGCGCTGGGAGCGCTCGCCTCGGACATCGCCCCCACCCATCTGATCGAGATCGGTCCGCGCACCCAGCTGCTGCAGATCGCCGCCCGGGGCGGGCGGGCGCCGGGGGCCGAGTTCCTGCACCCCGCCCCGGGCCCCGAGGCGACCGGCCGGGACCTGGCCGAGACGGTCGCCGCGCTGCACCGCTGCGGACTCGACCCGCTCTGGGAGGAGCTGTACGCCCCAGAGCACCGCGTCGTCGAGCCGCTGAGCCCGTACGTCTTCTCCTCGGCCCAGCGCTACTGGGACCGGCGGACGCCGCCGCCCGCCGCCCCGCTCCCGGCTCCGGCCGAGGAGCGTCGGCCGGAGGGCGCGCCTGAGCGGCGGTCCTCCGAGGCCGCGCCCGCCACCGCCCGCGACGCCACCGCCCGCGACGCCGGCGACCCGGTGCTGCTCGCGGTGGTCGAGGCGGTCACCGAGGTCGGCGGATACCCGCCGGAGCGCGTGGTGCGCGAGGCCCGGTTCCACGAGGACCTCGGCTTCGACTCCGTGATGATCATGCAGCTCAAGAACCGGGTGGAGGCCCGGCTGCCACGCGTCGGCGAGGTGT from Streptomyces sp. NBC_00190 harbors:
- a CDS encoding type I polyketide synthase, encoding MGDIAIVGIDCAFPGAAGVQAYWDLLLRGGAAIGPVPGQRWEAEDFPAVSGSGGFLGDVDVFDSDFFSVTPREAAAMDPHQRLLLPCAWRALEDSGRAPGELAGTETGVFVGMMGGEWGRLTMSDLARVTPLLGAGSSAGMAANRISYHFNFTGPSLAVDTACSSSLVAVHLAATSLLAGECDTALAGGVNIVLSPSLGMVYGQLGLAAADGRCKPFSADADGIGRSDGVGLVVLRRLDDAVADGQRIYAVLRGSAVNQDGRSNGVIAPNRWSQQRVLNSAYRRAGVTPDHVAFVEGHGTGTVLGDAIECAALGAVHGVPRDTPCALGSVKGNLGHTEGAAGIAGLIKTALALHHRIVPASLFADRENPQLRLADRGLRLLKSPMRLPRGESLAGVSSFGMGGTNAHAILGTAPRLRRTAAAARARTGSARGPVGVFTVSGDTPEALRRNLAAQADAVARRPRGGAAALCWSSNRVKTGLPHRFALTVRDTDELVDELRRAAAQDGAGNAGRPWGRPVVAFLFTGQGTEYPGMTAQLHHESQAYRRHLAEADEALAGPLGTSVRELILGGDERVHRPEFAQPALFAVGYALARTLTSLGIAPAAVLGHSLGEYAAAVTAGALGLEEAARLVVRRGALIGELPRGGGMIAAATGPEELAGILATEPEAVVAVLNGPADTVVSGPLDVLARIGKELTGRGVRVRELPVSHAFHSVLMAPAAAGLRTAEVRCATPALPVASTRYGRMLHHEPMDAGYWADQIEEPVLMDTALGALASDIAPTHLIEIGPRTQLLQIAARGGRAPGAEFLHPAPGPEATGRDLAETVAALHRCGLDPLWEELYAPEHRVVEPLSPYVFSSAQRYWDRRTPPPAAPLPAPAEERRPEGAPERRSSEAAPATARDATARDAGDPVLLAVVEAVTEVGGYPPERVVREARFHEDLGFDSVMIMQLKNRVEARLPRVGEVSVQQMLPALNSVGSLSEFLGDLITARSA